The following proteins are co-located in the Trichormus variabilis 0441 genome:
- a CDS encoding ARPP-2 domain-containing protein, giving the protein MSKTKSLLTDISLKGLEIAPSQIRGAVRIVPLLRREVRGDLRLLRRSYDEDMAVVSLEGQITEPGMKYFSYVPHGLVMSWSDDGSPVASFGGQMLKPDGKSFNSCCASVRLMHRMAKRESRNQLRFLPLHLAMEGFLSLFFSGPDIAWSEYSQYALSHGLGSRYESSFSGRYIAGLEDALRVFEIHERQVGVLVFVAEALASAFVVPTPEDYRALHTSLLEDFYGELIYEYSLMYDVTFLMATSVDDAQINSLTDLSGAIAQMRSDWAAFQGFMAEGLLQRQLQSQRVYTAGPFQLQRFITNLQPKEENHIGEAIIRDNGELEYLKTYRLSAAQTRRVYLLSQLAEYNWNIDATAKALGHTRDELVSRLEASGFGYLLNQQVRDAARKKAKR; this is encoded by the coding sequence ATGTCAAAAACTAAAAGTTTATTAACAGATATATCCCTCAAAGGATTGGAAATTGCCCCTTCCCAAATACGTGGTGCAGTGCGTATTGTGCCATTACTGCGGCGAGAAGTGCGGGGTGATTTGCGTTTGCTGCGTCGTTCTTACGATGAAGATATGGCGGTGGTTTCCCTGGAAGGTCAAATAACCGAACCGGGTATGAAATACTTCTCCTATGTCCCTCATGGCTTAGTCATGTCTTGGAGTGATGACGGTAGTCCTGTAGCTAGCTTTGGCGGACAGATGCTCAAGCCTGATGGTAAAAGTTTTAATTCCTGTTGTGCAAGTGTGCGGTTAATGCACCGCATGGCGAAGCGAGAATCAAGGAATCAATTGAGATTTTTACCTTTGCACTTAGCAATGGAAGGTTTTTTATCGCTGTTTTTCTCAGGGCCAGATATTGCTTGGAGTGAGTATTCTCAATATGCTTTGTCTCACGGACTGGGTTCACGCTACGAATCATCTTTTAGCGGACGTTACATTGCTGGGTTAGAAGATGCTTTGCGGGTATTTGAGATTCATGAAAGACAAGTGGGTGTATTGGTATTTGTCGCTGAAGCTTTAGCCTCTGCTTTTGTCGTTCCCACACCTGAAGACTACCGCGCTTTGCATACCAGTCTTTTAGAGGATTTTTATGGTGAACTAATTTACGAATACAGCTTAATGTACGATGTAACTTTTCTAATGGCTACATCTGTAGATGATGCCCAGATTAATAGTTTGACAGATTTAAGTGGAGCGATCGCCCAAATGCGATCAGATTGGGCTGCATTCCAAGGATTTATGGCGGAAGGATTGCTACAGCGCCAACTCCAATCCCAGAGAGTGTACACGGCTGGCCCATTCCAACTGCAACGGTTCATCACTAACCTGCAACCCAAAGAAGAAAACCATATCGGTGAGGCGATTATTCGAGATAACGGAGAGTTAGAATATCTCAAAACTTACCGTCTATCAGCCGCCCAAACTCGTCGAGTGTACTTACTCAGCCAACTAGCTGAATATAACTGGAATATCGATGCTACAGCCAAAGCCTTGGGACACACCCGCGATGAACTAGTTTCTCGCCTTGAAGCTTCAGGTTTTGGTTATCTACTCAATCAACAAGTACGTGACGCAGCACGGAAAAAAGCGAAAAGGTGA
- a CDS encoding filamentous hemagglutinin N-terminal domain-containing protein: MVKSKFLIWNISILLCLLNFTAAKAEIIPDTTLPNNSTVRPVRNIRVIEGGTQRGENLFHSFREFSFSALTTNVTGNVAIFNHNLAVRNIITRITGGSPSYIDGLITATSGSRANLFLINPQGIIFGANASLNIGGSFVATTANSIKFADGIEFNATTNNNTSLLTVNVPVGLQFGDNPGNIEQPMVANLPLELQVRDGRTLGLIGGNLLLESSLLEAPGGRVELGSVSRNGFVSLSQIDDAYVAGYSGVQDFGDINLAAGTLVNSGSVPMQDSGGAIQIQGRNVTIDDSLVFTVNSGSQTGNNLVVNASESLKVGGTSNILTIAQAEGKAGDIWITAKDSVELREESFIGSQVCSLGGNCANVTGNGGNLTIETGRLLLTDGAGIEASTFGAGNTGNILVRATDSIDLRGESPDGDIPSGIFAQVSPDAPGNAGNTGTITLQTRRLNIQGGAQISNVSRYGSQGGDVLINASAGIQVSGASQFTTASSLDIFRSGIFAATQAGTTTNDSTLNINTGLLTVENGARLTANNLNIVGDRLIVQNGAEVTVAGESGNLSIKARSLKLDNQSQLIAQTTSGNGGNITLNLSAILRLRLNSQISTFADGNGGNIEINSPFIVATPNENNDIVANVFGGAGGRVTISTQKFLGLVVRNRGELEQILGTTDPNQLDSGFLLTNDIVTFSQTSPSLISTATINRPDVDSRQRFAAFPTNPINTSRLTQVCSSDSRKKPRLKDSFQGERETKNSPSPHHLLTISNFTPIDVVDNPDSPKIVEAQGWVIDTDGNITLVAPVPTVNHHYPWFSSTICHIHE, from the coding sequence ATGGTCAAATCTAAGTTTTTAATCTGGAATATCAGTATTTTATTGTGTTTATTAAATTTCACCGCCGCAAAAGCAGAAATCATTCCCGATACTACACTTCCTAATAACTCTACTGTTAGACCAGTGAGGAATATCCGAGTAATTGAGGGAGGTACTCAAAGAGGAGAAAATTTATTTCATAGCTTTAGGGAATTTTCTTTTTCTGCCTTAACTACTAATGTTACAGGAAATGTTGCTATTTTTAATCACAATTTGGCAGTACGAAATATTATTACTAGAATTACAGGTGGCTCACCTAGTTATATTGATGGTTTGATTACAGCTACCTCAGGTAGTAGAGCTAATTTGTTTTTGATTAATCCTCAGGGCATAATTTTTGGGGCAAATGCTAGTTTAAATATTGGCGGTTCTTTTGTGGCGACTACTGCAAATAGTATCAAGTTTGCTGATGGGATAGAATTTAACGCAACTACTAATAATAATACCTCTTTATTAACAGTAAATGTTCCTGTAGGGTTGCAATTTGGTGATAATCCGGGAAATATTGAACAGCCAATGGTTGCTAATTTACCTTTGGAATTGCAAGTAAGAGATGGCAGAACTTTAGGATTAATCGGTGGGAATTTATTATTAGAAAGTAGTCTTTTGGAAGCGCCAGGGGGCAGGGTTGAGCTAGGTAGTGTTAGTAGAAATGGCTTTGTCAGCCTCAGCCAAATTGATGATGCTTACGTTGCTGGATATTCAGGTGTACAAGATTTTGGAGATATCAATCTTGCGGCTGGAACTTTAGTTAATAGTGGTAGTGTACCCATGCAAGATAGTGGTGGTGCAATTCAAATTCAAGGAAGAAATGTCACTATTGATGATTCACTAGTTTTTACGGTTAACTCTGGTTCGCAAACAGGAAATAACCTCGTTGTTAATGCTTCTGAATCTTTAAAAGTAGGTGGCACTTCTAATATCTTGACTATTGCTCAGGCTGAAGGTAAGGCGGGAGATATTTGGATTACAGCTAAAGATTCAGTAGAATTAAGGGAAGAATCCTTCATTGGTTCACAAGTCTGTTCTTTAGGTGGAAATTGTGCCAATGTGACAGGTAATGGTGGCAATTTGACCATTGAAACCGGGCGACTTTTGCTAACAGATGGTGCGGGAATAGAAGCTTCTACGTTTGGTGCAGGAAACACGGGAAATATTTTAGTTAGAGCTACAGATTCTATAGATTTAAGGGGAGAAAGTCCCGATGGTGATATTCCCAGTGGAATTTTCGCGCAAGTTTCCCCCGATGCTCCCGGAAATGCCGGTAATACTGGCACAATTACCCTACAAACTAGACGGTTGAATATTCAAGGTGGCGCACAAATATCTAATGTTTCTAGGTATGGAAGTCAGGGGGGTGATGTCTTGATTAATGCCTCAGCAGGTATTCAAGTGAGTGGTGCTTCCCAATTTACTACAGCCTCATCTTTAGATATTTTTCGTAGTGGGATTTTTGCTGCAACTCAAGCAGGAACTACCACCAATGACAGCACATTAAATATCAATACTGGATTACTGACTGTAGAAAACGGAGCCAGGCTAACAGCAAATAACTTAAATATTGTAGGCGATCGCCTAATTGTCCAAAATGGGGCAGAAGTTACCGTGGCTGGAGAGTCGGGGAATTTATCTATCAAGGCGCGATCGCTTAAACTAGATAACCAAAGTCAATTAATTGCTCAAACTACCTCCGGTAATGGTGGCAATATCACTCTCAATCTCAGCGCTATATTGCGACTACGCCTGAATAGTCAAATTTCTACATTTGCTGATGGTAATGGTGGCAACATCGAAATTAATAGTCCTTTCATTGTGGCAACTCCCAATGAAAATAACGACATCGTTGCCAATGTGTTTGGGGGTGCAGGGGGTCGGGTGACAATCAGTACTCAGAAATTTCTTGGTTTAGTTGTGCGTAATCGAGGCGAACTTGAGCAAATTTTAGGGACTACTGACCCAAATCAGCTTGACTCAGGATTTCTACTAACCAATGACATTGTTACTTTCTCACAGACCAGCCCATCTTTAATAAGTACGGCCACAATTAACAGGCCGGATGTAGACTCGCGTCAGAGATTTGCTGCGTTCCCCACAAATCCCATCAATACATCCAGGCTAACCCAGGTTTGTAGTTCAGATAGTAGGAAAAAACCACGACTGAAAGACAGTTTTCAAGGAGAACGGGAAACCAAAAATTCCCCCAGTCCTCACCATTTGTTAACAATCAGTAATTTTACCCCCATTGATGTTGTGGATAACCCTGATTCCCCTAAAATTGTGGAAGCACAGGGATGGGTGATCGATACTGATGGCAATATTACCTTAGTTGCTCCAGTTCCTACTGTTAATCATCACTATCCCTGGTTTTCGTCCACCATCTGCCATATTCATGAATAA